Proteins found in one Penaeus vannamei isolate JL-2024 chromosome 43, ASM4276789v1, whole genome shotgun sequence genomic segment:
- the LOC113811182 gene encoding uncharacterized protein codes for MAIKNQNPSAFSLTVALLVLAVGWRQCASSAASVLPMAVFQAAGPATTDTLLEYRSTLSELYAATFCFRFRIRQSRSLNTIVSYALSDEGDEINLSVNYIDRSFVFLCCQDWVELELKLSVGLREWMSFCFAVELKERRWTLVKNGETWTGRIRGEAADAQPIRAGGNLVIGQDQDSLGAGFNEFESLSGWLVDLAIYDQVLTAAQMVDFTTCKEITPSVAPVVDFSNIKRDFEVRNVDLDSIGKYKTCESDRNFNLIFPELRVFEDGRLLCHIVGGRLSVPRSAEENVELFNKSLPIQEYCGDGYAETLWLGVTGDVPQQEWHHYATRDPLRYSKFGPDSDFGMPIVRPDTCVAFRGSNDTAEEDFGVWVPSDCDLEMCPVCHFDQVGLIRMRGLCKESEFDRDYFLTHDQGSLSFTGVLYSEIVKNPPSPEKSSSDFGFWTLTRFDKPQVTAVLHMTSPTHYPLGLNTWHVDNDVCGKSTVQLMMTSCKDGQFSCRDGTCIVIQQRCDLEADCPDGTDEVDCDFHSMPKDYDSHSPPSRPDRTQPIQVKLFITILSMRGVDLSNFGFTCEIEVRLQWTDDRLRFHHLNFAETLNILDGNSMPWVPKLEFLGDGDTTSTVVERRRAVRVRRFSKKPLPDNDEYMFEDEIFDSSENPLVLVRKLTVTTSCQFDLEAFPFDTQTCGLGVLLSGITKEYVIIVPDGKGVNFVGQRKLLEYFLSSEKMVQRDEGNYSGQAVEIKLRNMATFYITSTYVPTFIIVIIGYTVFFFPLWNFNERVMVGLTGLLVEATFFSQVSASIPHTAYLKLVDIWFVFCIVMLFLVVVALVTIHYVQEESRASPMLVGDVKSGPRVLQDAQALRKKRAAKVNLFCRVFFPVVSAVFLVSYYIAAVAM; via the exons CCTCCGTCCTCCCCATGGCCGTGTTCCAGGCGGCGGGTCCGGCGACGACCGACACCCTGCTCGAATACCGAAGCACTTTGTCCGAACTCTATGCAGCAACCTTCTGCTTCAGGTTTCGAATCCGTCAGTCGAGGTCTTTGAACACTATTGTCTCGTACGCGCTTTCGGACGAAGGGGATGAGATCAATTTGA GTGTGAACTACATCGACCGCTCCTTCGTGTTCCTCTGCTGCCAGGACTGGGTGGAGCTCGAGCTGAAGCTGTCGGTGGGTCTGAGGGAGTGGATGTCCTTCTGCTTCGCCGTGGAGCTGAAGGAGCGGCGGTGGACGCTCGTCAAGAACGGCGAGACGTGGACGGGCAGGATTCGGGGAGAAGCGGCGGACGCCCAGCCGATCCGGGCGGGCGGGAACCTGGTCATCGGGCAGGACCAGGACTCGTTGGGGGCGGGGTTCAACGAGTTCGAGAGCCTCTCCGGGTGGCTGGTGGACCTGGCCATCTACGACCAGGTGCTGACGGCCGCCCAGATGGTTGACTTCACCACCTGCAAGGAAATCACGCCGTCCGTTGCCCCGGTGGTGGACTTCTCGAACATCAAGCGGGACTTCGAGGTCAGGAACGTGGACCTGGACTCCATCGGGAAGTATAAGACCTGCGAGTCCGACAGGAATTTCAACCTCATCTTCCCGGAGCTGCGCGTGTTCGAGGACGGCCGCCTCCTGTGCCACATCGTCGGCGGGAGGCTGTCCGTCCCCAGGAGCGCGGAGGAGAACGTGGAGCTGTTCAACAAGTCCCTCCCGATCCAGGAGTACTGCGGCGATGGGTACGCGGAGACGCTGTGGCTGGGCGTCACCGGGGACGTGCCCCAGCAGGAGTGGCACCACTACGCCACGCGCGACCCCCTCAGGTACTCCAAGTTCGGCCCCGACTCGGACTTCGGGATGCCCATCGTGAGGCCCGACACCTGCGTCGCCTTCCGCGGGAGCAACGACACGGCGGAGGAGGACTTCGGCGTGTGGGTGCCCAGCGACTGCGACCTGGAGATGTGCCCCGTGTGCCACTTCGACCAGGTGGGCCTCATCCGGATGCGCGGCCTCTGCAAGGAGTCTGAATTCGACCGCGACTACTTCCTCACCCACGACCAGGGCTCGCTCTCCTTCACGGGCGTCCTCTACTCCGAGATCGTCAAGAACCCGCCGTCGCCCGAGAAGTCCTCCTCCGACTTCGGCTTCTGGACGCTCACCCGCTTCGACAAGCCGCAGGTGACGGCGGTGCTGCACATGACGTCGCCCACGCACTACCCGCTCGGCCTCAACACGTGGCACGTGGACAACGACGTCTGCGGCAAGTCGACGGTCCAGCTGATGATGACGTCGTGCAAGGACGGCCAGTTCTCCTGCAGGGACGGCACCTGCATCGTCATCCAGCAGCGGTGCGACCTGGAGGCGGACTGCCCCGACGGCACGGACGAGGTCGACTGCGACTTCCACTCGATGCCCAAAGACTACGACAGCCACTCGCCGCCCTCGAGGCCCGACCGCACGCAGCCCATCCAGGTCAAGCTGTTCATCACCATCCTGTCGATGCGGGGCGTCGACCTCTCCAACTTCGGCTTCACCTGCGAGATCGAGGTCAGGCTCCAGTGGACGGACGACCGCCTCCGCTTCCACCACCTCAACTTCGCCGAGACGCTCAACATCCTCGACGGCAACAGCATGCCCTGGGTGCCCAAGCTGGAGTTCCTCGGCGACGGCGACACCACCAGCACCGTCGTCGAGCGGAGGCGCGCCGTCAGGGTCAGGCGCTTCTCCAAGAAGCCGCTGCCGGACAACGACGAGTACATGTTCGAAG ACGAAATCTTCGACAGTTCCGAAAACCCGTTGGTCTTGGTCCGGAAACTCACGGTCACCACGTCATGTCAGTTCGATCTGGAGGCCTTCCCCTTCGATACCCAGACGTGTGGCCTG GGCGTGTTACTCTCGGGCATCACCAAAGAATACGTCATAATTGTCCCCGACGGAAAAGGCGTGAACTTCGTCGGCCAGAGGAAACTTCTAGAATATTTCCTTTCGTCCGAGAAGATGGTGCAACGGGAtgag GGAAACTACAGCGGCCAGGCGGTGGAAATAAAGCTAAGAAACATGGCCACTTTCTACATCACCTCCACTTACGTCCCcactttcatcatcgtcatcattggctacactgtcttcttcttccctctctggaACTTCAACGAGAGGGTCATGGTGGGCTTGACGGGGCTGCTGGTGGAGGCGACGTTCTTCTCgcag GTGAGCGCCTCCATTCCGCACACGGCCTACCTCAAGCTGGTTGACATCTGGTTCGTGTTTTGTATCGTGATGCTGTTCCTGGTGGTGGTGGCGCTCGTGACCATCCACTACGTTCAG GAGGAGTCGAGAGCGTCGCCCATGCTCGTAGGAGACGTGAAATCGGGCCCGAGGGTCCTGCAGGACGCCCAAGCCCTCAGGAAGAAGAGGGCGGCCAAGGTCAACCTCTTCTGCAGGGTGTTCTTCCCCGTCGTGTCCGCTGTGTTCCTTGTATCGTACTATATCGCCGCCGTCGCTATGTAG